GTTTGAATTTGTCAAAGACTTAAACTCCCATGCTTGTCAAACTGCGGTTGAGAGAACACTGAGAGCAATTACTCGTTTTTACGAGAATTGTAAACAACAAAAACCAGGAAAAAAGGGCTATCCAAAGTTCAAGAAGCACTCACGCTCTGTAGAGTACAAAGTTTCGGGTTGGAAGTTGGATGAAAAGACCAAGAAACACATCACCTTCACCGATAAAAAAGGAATAGGGAGACTAAAGTTAATTGGTTCTAGAGACATTCAATACTTTCAGCCAGAGCAAATTAAACGGGTCAGAATTGTCAGGAGAGCAGACGGATATTATGTCCAATTTTCCATCAAATTAGACCCCAGAGATACCGTAAAACCTTTAACTCCTACTCAGAAGGCTGTAGGAATTGATGTGGGTTTGAAGTTTTTCATTGCTGATAGTCAGGGGAATACGGAAGTAGTTCCTCAATACTATAGAAAAGCAGAAAAACATCTTAATAGACTCAACCGCAGAAAATCAAATAAGTACCGCAAAGGCAAAAAGCCACAGTCCAATAATTATCACAAAGCGAGACAGCGATCTGCCAAAAAGCATTTAAAAGTAAGTAGGCAACGAGAAGAGTATTGCAAGAGAATTGCACTCCGTTTAATCCAATCTAACGATTTGGTCGCCTATGAAAATTTGAATGTCAAAGGCATGGTGAAGAATCGTCGTCTAGCTAAATCGATAACGGATGCAGGATGGACAACTTTCCGTCAATGGTTAGAATACTTTGCAGACAAATATGGGAAATTAGCCATTGCTGTTCCTCCCCATAATACTTCTCAAAACTGCTCCAACTGTGGAGAGAAAGTAGAAAAATCTCTATCGACGAGAACTCATGTTTGTCATCATTGTAGGTTTGTTTGCGACCGGGACTGGAACGCGGCGATAAACATTCTGCAAAAAGCTTTATATATCGTGGGGCGCACGAAAATCTACGCTTCAGGAGAAACTTCCTCTTGGTTGGTTGGAGAAATCCTGTTAGCCAACGAAGATTCGTTGAATGAAGAATCCACGTCCTTATAGGGCGTGGAGCGTCAATATCCTATGTCTGTACCAGCCTTCAAACTTAGTCCTACTGCTGAACGGACGCGCCCGAAAACTGAAAAGCTACGGCTCTACGTTCACATCCCCTTTTGCAATTACGTTTGTAGCTACTGCTTTTTTGCTAAACGAGTCGGGTTGGGATTGCCGGAGATGCAGCGTTATGTTCGCGCCT
This region of Oscillatoria salina IIICB1 genomic DNA includes:
- a CDS encoding RNA-guided endonuclease InsQ/TnpB family protein, coding for MLVLEYKVKPKPQQVAAIEEAIRTSQFVRNKVLRFWMDNRGVGKAELFRYNTALRNEFEFVKDLNSHACQTAVERTLRAITRFYENCKQQKPGKKGYPKFKKHSRSVEYKVSGWKLDEKTKKHITFTDKKGIGRLKLIGSRDIQYFQPEQIKRVRIVRRADGYYVQFSIKLDPRDTVKPLTPTQKAVGIDVGLKFFIADSQGNTEVVPQYYRKAEKHLNRLNRRKSNKYRKGKKPQSNNYHKARQRSAKKHLKVSRQREEYCKRIALRLIQSNDLVAYENLNVKGMVKNRRLAKSITDAGWTTFRQWLEYFADKYGKLAIAVPPHNTSQNCSNCGEKVEKSLSTRTHVCHHCRFVCDRDWNAAINILQKALYIVGRTKIYASGETSSWLVGEILLANEDSLNEESTSL